A window from Erythrobacter sp. YJ-T3-07 encodes these proteins:
- a CDS encoding GIY-YIG nuclease family protein: MKGEARKAAIAAYKDRTIATGVYTLRFAGEDRVWVGGAKDLSGIENRQRFTMRTGGHPRRELQAAWKEHGEAAFSFEILETLDLPDDVTDFIRTSRLEDRVAHWREALSATPV; encoded by the coding sequence ATGAAGGGCGAAGCCCGCAAGGCCGCGATCGCGGCTTACAAGGACCGCACGATCGCAACCGGAGTCTACACGCTTCGCTTCGCAGGGGAGGACCGCGTCTGGGTCGGCGGGGCGAAGGATCTTTCGGGGATCGAGAACCGGCAGCGCTTCACCATGCGCACCGGCGGCCACCCGCGCCGCGAGCTTCAGGCTGCGTGGAAGGAGCACGGCGAGGCGGCTTTCAGCTTCGAGATCCTCGAAACGCTCGACCTCCCCGACGATGTGACCGACTTCATCCGCACCTCCCGCCTCGAAGACCGGGTCGCGCACTGGCGCGAAGCACTGTCGGCCACTCCGGTCTAA
- a CDS encoding DUF2239 family protein: MTDFADLAATAFAGHNLLASGPLDLVALAVRKADRDGADGPLLVFDDASGRVIDLDLRGSEADVLGRLADRGAARPGPAQRQEKPRGRGRPKLGVVGREVTLLPRHWDWLEQQPGSASQVIRRLIDAARREEGGAAVAARPADPAGPVHPTRPATRRVRAERTYRVMTALAGDLPGYEEALRALFVGNDGALVVISARWPVDIAAYVQRLAGLDGAER; this comes from the coding sequence ATGACCGATTTTGCCGACCTCGCCGCAACTGCCTTTGCGGGTCACAACCTGCTCGCCTCCGGCCCGCTCGATCTTGTCGCGCTTGCGGTGCGCAAGGCCGACAGGGACGGTGCCGATGGCCCGCTGCTGGTGTTCGACGATGCCAGCGGAAGGGTGATCGATCTTGATCTGCGCGGCAGCGAGGCGGACGTGCTGGGCCGGCTTGCGGATCGCGGCGCGGCGAGGCCCGGCCCGGCACAACGGCAGGAAAAGCCGCGCGGGCGCGGGCGACCCAAGCTCGGCGTGGTCGGGCGCGAGGTGACCCTGCTGCCGCGCCACTGGGACTGGCTGGAGCAGCAGCCGGGCAGCGCGTCTCAGGTGATCCGCCGCCTGATCGATGCGGCGCGGCGGGAGGAGGGCGGTGCTGCTGTCGCCGCTCGCCCCGCCGACCCCGCTGGCCCTGTTCATCCCACTCGCCCCGCCACCCGCAGGGTCCGCGCCGAACGCACCTATCGTGTGATGACGGCGCTCGCGGGCGATCTGCCCGGCTATGAGGAAGCGCTGCGCGCGCTGTTCGTTGGCAATGACGGCGCACTGGTGGTCATCAGCGCCCGCTGGCCCGTCGACATTGCCGCCTATGTGCAGCGGCTTGCGGGGCTGGATGGAGCAGAAAGATAG